A window from Cryobacterium sp. SO1 encodes these proteins:
- a CDS encoding glycosyltransferase family 1 protein, with amino-acid sequence MARIAYSRLGAASLEEPLLDDDVADSTRLELAVPERRPPQGERLTIGWVMTPPSAGSGGHTTLFRMVRATEEAGHRCVLFLYDRHGGDIRAHERVIRDWWPHLQADVRDAADGIDGVDACVASSWESAHVLARRGGAPMQRLYFIQDYEPYFYARGASYALAEDSYRFGFRCIALGEMVAGLLRSEVGVDPDVTEFGCDTTVYRPIPVRARTGVVCFARPDFPRRGYWLARLALTKFHDLHPEIEIHLYGAMVEGLPFPATQHGRLSPVELNELYNTCIAGLVLSFTNISLVPEEMLAAGTIPVMNDSPHSRIVLQNDHAVWAAATPHALAAALSETVMRAPVVDGARRASESVVSDGWTRAQTDIVRIIEHEVYVAARPVHEIGAL; translated from the coding sequence TTGGCGCGCATCGCCTACAGCCGGCTCGGTGCGGCGAGCCTGGAGGAACCCCTGCTCGACGATGACGTCGCAGACTCGACCCGACTCGAACTGGCAGTGCCGGAACGTCGCCCACCACAGGGGGAGCGGCTCACGATCGGGTGGGTGATGACGCCTCCCAGCGCGGGTTCGGGCGGCCACACGACCCTGTTCCGAATGGTCAGGGCCACGGAGGAAGCCGGGCACCGCTGTGTCCTGTTCCTGTACGACCGGCACGGAGGAGACATTCGGGCCCATGAGCGCGTGATCCGCGACTGGTGGCCCCACCTTCAGGCCGACGTCCGCGACGCTGCCGACGGGATCGACGGCGTCGATGCGTGCGTCGCGTCATCGTGGGAGAGCGCCCACGTTCTGGCTCGCCGGGGTGGCGCGCCAATGCAACGGCTCTACTTCATCCAAGACTACGAACCGTATTTTTATGCACGGGGCGCCTCCTACGCGTTGGCTGAGGACTCCTACCGCTTCGGGTTCCGATGCATCGCCCTGGGCGAGATGGTCGCCGGACTCCTGCGCAGCGAAGTGGGTGTCGACCCCGACGTGACTGAATTCGGGTGCGACACGACGGTGTACCGACCCATCCCAGTTCGCGCGCGTACCGGTGTGGTGTGCTTCGCCCGCCCTGACTTCCCGCGCCGGGGCTACTGGTTGGCGCGCCTTGCCCTCACGAAGTTCCACGACCTCCACCCGGAGATCGAAATCCACTTGTACGGTGCGATGGTCGAGGGACTCCCGTTTCCGGCGACGCAGCACGGCCGGCTGAGTCCCGTTGAGCTCAACGAGCTCTACAACACCTGCATCGCCGGGCTGGTGCTGTCGTTCACGAATATCTCGCTCGTACCGGAAGAGATGCTCGCGGCGGGCACGATCCCCGTCATGAACGACTCACCGCACTCGCGGATCGTGTTGCAGAACGACCACGCGGTGTGGGCGGCCGCGACGCCCCACGCGCTTGCGGCGGCACTCAGCGAGACGGTTATGCGCGCCCCCGTCGTCGACGGCGCCCGTCGTGCCTCCGAGTCGGTAGTGAGCGACGGCTGGACCAGGGCGCAAACGGACATCGTTCGGATCATTGAACACGAGGTGTACGTCGCCGCGCGACCGGTGCACGAGATCGGCGCGCTATGA
- a CDS encoding glycosyltransferase family 2 protein — MNSAPRSDHRVEHQSLSEGDGLPIVSVVIPCYNYGRFLTACVRSVVTQRGVRTRVLIIDDASTDDSAAVAQALVAEHPEVEVIIHAVNQGHIKTYNEGLLEWASGDYVTLLSADDELPPGSLERSVRLMARHPTIGMVYGGIEEFGENAIALTAPARRATATMHSGGRWLRKRCRETVNVVPTPGTVLRTSVQMKVGGYDPVLTHAGDFDMWLRVALVSDIGYVGGPPQGRYRVHGSSMSDGVYQDSLGDVRQRKLVFDSLFSNHADELDRAGISPGATYGRLAGHPLWLACRAYEKGDPDPILVDECVTFAEATFPLAASLRPYRALRRRQRLGAAYCHRTQIFVGTAIVRRLLNRYWWFRWKRFGG, encoded by the coding sequence ATGAACAGCGCGCCCCGATCGGATCACCGGGTGGAGCACCAGTCTCTCTCCGAGGGGGACGGGTTGCCGATCGTGTCAGTCGTGATCCCGTGTTACAACTACGGGCGATTCCTGACAGCGTGCGTGCGTAGTGTCGTGACTCAGCGCGGTGTGCGGACACGGGTGCTGATCATCGACGACGCCTCTACCGACGATTCAGCGGCCGTTGCCCAGGCGCTCGTCGCAGAGCACCCGGAGGTCGAGGTCATCATTCACGCGGTGAACCAGGGTCACATCAAAACCTACAATGAAGGACTGTTGGAGTGGGCGTCCGGGGACTACGTTACGTTGTTGTCGGCCGACGATGAACTGCCGCCGGGGTCGCTGGAGCGGTCGGTGCGCTTGATGGCACGGCATCCCACCATCGGCATGGTGTACGGCGGGATCGAGGAGTTCGGCGAGAACGCGATCGCACTCACCGCTCCGGCGCGACGAGCGACGGCGACCATGCACAGCGGTGGCAGATGGCTGCGAAAGCGGTGCCGGGAAACCGTCAACGTCGTTCCGACACCTGGCACAGTCCTGCGCACAAGCGTCCAGATGAAGGTCGGCGGGTACGACCCCGTTCTCACCCACGCCGGCGACTTCGACATGTGGCTCCGCGTCGCACTCGTTTCGGACATCGGGTACGTCGGTGGCCCGCCGCAGGGCCGCTACCGTGTGCATGGTTCCAGCATGAGCGACGGCGTCTATCAGGACTCGTTGGGTGACGTCCGGCAGCGCAAGCTGGTGTTCGACAGCCTCTTCTCGAACCACGCCGACGAACTCGACCGAGCCGGGATCTCCCCGGGCGCCACGTATGGGCGCCTCGCCGGCCACCCGTTGTGGTTGGCATGCCGGGCATACGAAAAGGGTGACCCCGACCCGATCCTCGTCGATGAGTGCGTGACGTTCGCCGAAGCGACGTTCCCGCTGGCTGCATCGTTGCGTCCATACCGTGCGCTGCGCCGGCGGCAGCGACTGGGCGCCGCGTACTGCCACCGCACCCAGATCTTCGTGGGCACGGCGATCGTTCGGCGACTGCTGAACAGGTACTGGTGGTTTCGATGGAAGCGATTCGGGGGCTGA
- a CDS encoding DUF4082 domain-containing protein encodes MASLPITAPQGPFAWRRSRLAVAVALTAALAVTGLTASPQAANAASGCRAAANPVACENAKPGTDPAVWNISGAGNPSIQGFGTDISVENGATIGFKIDTNAAAYTIDIYRTGWYQGLGARKVASVTPSAALPQRQPQCLSDLSTELYDCGNWGVSASWLVPDDAVSGVYVALLDRPDTGAQSHIIFIVRDQSSRSDVLFQTSDPTWQAYNSYGGSDFYQGAANGRAYKISYNRPIITRESTTRRDFYFSSEYAQVRFMERNGYDVSYFSGVDTDRFGSLLTNHRVMLSVGHDEYWSGAQRANLFAARDAGVNIQFLTGNTGYWRTRYEPSTASGTSTNYRTLVSYKETWGNAKIDPSSQWTGTWRDPRFASQQAGGGLPENALTGTMFQANRADLPVTVSAQEGKLRTWKNTALTNLAAGTSTELAPHTVGYESDEDIDNGYRPAGLIHLSTTVGPTQEYLADYGNTIVPGTTRHNTTLYRAPSGALVFSAGSVQWAWGLDATHDGEGAPANAAMQQAQVNLLADMGAQPATLMSGVAAAQKSTDSTPPVATVTSPVTNSTIAAGAAVTVTGTASDVGGVVAGVEVSVDGGATWRLATGTTSWSYTYYQTGLGSAGIRARAIDDSANYPSTPASVSLVVTGPTGVFGQVVPAIQDSADGSAIEAGMRFRPESNGFVSGVRFFKSAANTGTHSGSLWNSAGTKLASVTFSAETTTGWQSASFDTPVAVTAGQNYVVSYTVPQGHYSVAPYYWPYSARKSSPVAVPSGFGEPDPGVFGAPGAFPTQTYQGSNYFVDVVFNTVNTTPLTATAQWPSPDATSVPTGTTISARLSNDVTSSSVAFSVRTAAGSAVAGTTSYDQSSRTALFTPAAALAPNTSYRVTLAATGTNGSAIVSGSTWAFTTAASDAACPCSLFGPTVTPVIAQVNDSPVTLGVQFTARATGAIAGVKFYKGPGNTGTHVGTLWSSTGQALASATFLAESASGWQTVYFAQPVPVQAGVSYTASYQSTTGKYSATVGAFNAGFTNGPLSVAATAGRYTYGTGSPTSTSTTNYFVDVVFVTDGVIPPQPVSVSLVSPAANQTAVPPSSLVTAVLSADVPTGTIPQLGLTTSAGTVAGTSAYAPATRTITFTPAATLAWSTAYSATVSISGTVPAGGSWSFTTAASAPVEGTFSLLGAETPTVPSTADNSAVELGMSFAVSQPGQVTAIRFYKGTGNTGTHTGSLWSATGARLATVTFTGETASGWQTATLAAPYTLTPGERYVVSYLAPNGRYSHTPDYFTLLRSQGPLTAGTGANGLFRYGAAGGFPTESWRSTNYFVDVQFRTTATTPPAPTPVTVTSTAPAANATGVSPAGAVSAVLSAGTLSQNPTLALSGPAGDVAGTSAFDAVSRTVTFTPAAVLDWGTKYTATVGVAGAVPTGGTWSFTTAAAPAPSGEFTLLGTTTPTIDSVNDGTTGIELGTAFTVSQPGSVTGIRFYKGSGNTGTHTGSLWSATGTRLATVTFTGESASGWQTASLTAPVALTPGERYVVSYYAPVGRYSATANYFTTQRTNGPITADTVTNGRYRYGAGATMPASSYNATSYLVDVVFVTGSTPPPAARMIPTPTPDSTPTPTESSTPTPTPTPTESSTPTPTPTPTETSTPTPTPTETPTPSPEPSLSPKSEPAPASPSAGSQAPAADADGISPTIVVAATISGAKTASIGVTGPTGDIAGESRYEPDTGVVDFTPAEPLEWATSYTATVTAGGESIADWRFTTAKVPAVEDSATFLPDNLSRTIDDPAVQVGARFSSSVDGAVSGIRVFVGADNTDSHTGYLWGPDGTLIATVAFSGEPKNGWRTGALSPPIDLTAGAEYRVTVTGSGGRYARVPDGLALPLVNGFLSSPTSAGVYGYGSPDQASKDSYLVDVIFSRKR; translated from the coding sequence ATGGCGTCACTACCGATCACCGCTCCCCAGGGTCCCTTCGCGTGGCGCCGAAGCCGGCTCGCGGTTGCGGTGGCACTCACCGCAGCCCTGGCCGTCACCGGCCTCACCGCGTCGCCGCAAGCGGCGAACGCTGCGAGCGGATGCCGCGCAGCGGCGAACCCCGTTGCCTGCGAGAACGCGAAGCCGGGCACCGACCCGGCAGTCTGGAACATCAGTGGCGCCGGCAACCCGAGCATTCAGGGTTTCGGCACCGACATCTCGGTCGAGAACGGGGCCACGATCGGCTTCAAGATCGACACGAACGCCGCCGCTTACACGATCGATATCTACCGCACCGGCTGGTATCAGGGCCTCGGAGCCCGCAAGGTGGCCTCCGTCACCCCGTCAGCGGCCCTGCCGCAGAGGCAGCCCCAGTGCCTGTCCGACCTGAGCACCGAACTCTATGATTGCGGCAACTGGGGCGTATCCGCCAGTTGGCTGGTTCCGGATGACGCCGTCTCCGGCGTCTACGTCGCACTGCTGGACCGGCCGGACACTGGTGCCCAGAGCCATATCATCTTCATTGTGCGTGACCAGAGTTCCCGCTCTGACGTCCTGTTCCAAACCTCTGATCCCACCTGGCAGGCGTACAACTCGTACGGTGGCTCGGACTTCTACCAGGGCGCCGCCAACGGGCGGGCCTACAAGATCAGCTATAACCGCCCGATCATCACCAGGGAGAGCACGACAAGACGCGACTTCTATTTCAGTAGCGAATATGCCCAGGTGCGTTTCATGGAACGCAACGGGTATGACGTCAGCTACTTCAGCGGGGTCGACACCGACAGGTTCGGCTCGCTCCTGACCAACCATCGGGTGATGCTTTCCGTCGGACACGACGAGTACTGGTCCGGCGCCCAGCGGGCGAATCTCTTCGCCGCGCGCGACGCCGGGGTGAACATTCAGTTCCTGACCGGCAACACGGGGTATTGGCGCACCCGGTATGAGCCGTCGACGGCAAGCGGTACCTCAACCAACTACCGCACCCTGGTCTCGTACAAAGAGACCTGGGGCAATGCCAAGATCGACCCGTCGAGCCAGTGGACCGGGACGTGGCGGGATCCCCGGTTCGCGTCGCAACAAGCAGGCGGGGGTCTGCCCGAAAACGCTCTGACCGGCACCATGTTCCAGGCTAATCGCGCTGACCTTCCGGTCACGGTCTCCGCGCAGGAAGGGAAGCTCAGAACCTGGAAGAACACCGCGCTGACCAACCTGGCGGCCGGCACCTCGACCGAGTTGGCGCCGCACACCGTGGGTTACGAGTCTGATGAGGACATTGACAACGGTTACCGGCCGGCGGGGCTCATCCACCTCTCGACAACGGTCGGTCCGACCCAAGAGTACCTCGCGGACTACGGGAACACGATCGTTCCCGGCACCACCAGGCACAATACAACCCTGTACAGGGCGCCAAGCGGAGCGCTGGTCTTCTCGGCAGGAAGTGTGCAGTGGGCCTGGGGTCTGGACGCGACCCACGACGGCGAGGGAGCCCCGGCCAACGCCGCTATGCAGCAGGCGCAGGTGAATCTCCTCGCGGACATGGGGGCGCAGCCGGCGACGCTCATGTCCGGAGTCGCTGCGGCGCAGAAGAGCACCGACAGCACCCCTCCGGTCGCCACGGTGACGTCGCCGGTCACGAATTCGACCATAGCCGCGGGTGCGGCGGTCACGGTCACCGGAACGGCGTCGGACGTCGGCGGTGTCGTGGCGGGCGTCGAAGTCTCGGTTGACGGCGGCGCGACCTGGCGGTTGGCAACCGGAACGACGTCGTGGTCGTACACCTATTATCAGACCGGCCTGGGTTCGGCCGGTATCCGTGCCCGTGCGATCGATGACAGTGCGAACTACCCTTCGACGCCTGCCTCCGTCAGCCTGGTCGTGACCGGCCCGACTGGAGTGTTCGGCCAAGTAGTACCGGCCATCCAGGACTCCGCCGACGGGTCAGCCATCGAGGCCGGCATGCGATTCCGGCCCGAATCGAACGGGTTCGTCTCGGGCGTGCGCTTCTTCAAGAGCGCGGCGAACACGGGCACGCATAGCGGCTCACTCTGGAACAGCGCCGGCACGAAGCTCGCGTCGGTGACCTTCTCCGCGGAGACCACGACAGGATGGCAGTCCGCGAGCTTCGATACGCCGGTCGCCGTGACAGCCGGGCAGAACTATGTCGTGTCGTACACGGTCCCGCAGGGGCACTACTCGGTTGCACCGTACTACTGGCCGTACTCGGCGAGAAAGAGCTCGCCGGTCGCGGTGCCGAGCGGCTTCGGTGAACCCGATCCTGGCGTCTTCGGCGCTCCGGGGGCGTTCCCCACCCAGACCTATCAGGGCTCCAACTACTTCGTCGACGTCGTGTTCAACACGGTCAACACCACACCGCTCACCGCGACCGCACAGTGGCCGTCTCCCGACGCGACGTCGGTCCCGACGGGCACGACGATCAGCGCGCGCCTGTCGAACGACGTGACGTCATCGTCGGTCGCCTTTTCCGTGCGAACCGCGGCCGGTTCGGCCGTCGCGGGCACGACGAGCTACGACCAGAGCTCCCGCACGGCGCTGTTCACGCCGGCGGCCGCGCTTGCGCCGAACACCTCATACCGTGTGACCCTGGCGGCCACCGGAACGAATGGATCCGCCATCGTTTCCGGGTCGACGTGGGCTTTCACGACGGCAGCCAGCGATGCGGCGTGCCCGTGCTCGCTGTTCGGGCCGACCGTGACACCCGTCATCGCACAGGTGAACGACAGCCCGGTCACCCTCGGTGTGCAGTTCACGGCGCGCGCGACCGGCGCCATCGCCGGAGTCAAGTTCTACAAGGGACCCGGTAACACCGGAACGCACGTCGGCACGCTCTGGAGCAGCACCGGTCAAGCGCTGGCCTCCGCGACATTCCTGGCGGAATCCGCATCCGGGTGGCAGACCGTGTACTTCGCCCAGCCCGTTCCCGTCCAAGCCGGAGTGAGCTACACGGCTTCCTATCAGTCCACCACCGGCAAATACTCGGCGACGGTCGGTGCCTTCAACGCCGGGTTCACGAACGGCCCCCTCTCGGTGGCTGCGACTGCCGGTCGGTACACCTACGGGACCGGATCGCCGACCTCGACGTCGACCACGAACTACTTCGTTGATGTCGTCTTCGTGACCGACGGTGTGATCCCGCCGCAGCCGGTATCCGTCTCCCTGGTCAGCCCGGCGGCGAACCAGACCGCGGTACCACCGTCGAGCCTGGTCACGGCGGTGCTCTCCGCTGACGTGCCCACCGGTACGATCCCGCAACTCGGACTGACCACGTCGGCTGGGACTGTGGCCGGCACGTCGGCCTATGCTCCCGCCACGCGCACGATCACCTTCACGCCGGCCGCCACCCTGGCCTGGTCGACCGCATACTCGGCGACCGTGTCGATATCCGGAACCGTTCCCGCGGGCGGCAGCTGGTCGTTCACCACGGCTGCGAGTGCTCCCGTCGAGGGAACCTTCTCACTGCTGGGAGCGGAGACCCCCACGGTTCCGTCCACCGCAGACAACTCTGCCGTCGAGCTGGGCATGTCCTTCGCCGTCTCGCAGCCGGGGCAAGTCACCGCGATCCGGTTCTACAAGGGAACGGGCAACACGGGTACGCACACGGGTAGCCTCTGGTCCGCCACGGGCGCGAGGCTTGCGACCGTGACGTTCACCGGTGAAACCGCCAGTGGATGGCAGACGGCCACCCTCGCGGCGCCCTACACCCTGACGCCGGGGGAGCGCTATGTCGTTTCCTACCTGGCGCCCAACGGACGCTATTCGCACACTCCCGACTACTTCACGCTGCTTCGCAGTCAGGGCCCGCTGACCGCCGGCACCGGGGCGAACGGGCTGTTCCGATACGGAGCGGCCGGCGGCTTCCCCACGGAAAGCTGGCGGTCGACGAACTACTTCGTCGACGTGCAGTTCCGAACCACAGCCACAACGCCGCCGGCCCCTACCCCGGTGACGGTCACGTCCACAGCGCCCGCTGCGAACGCGACCGGGGTCAGTCCGGCCGGTGCGGTTTCGGCCGTGCTCTCGGCAGGCACCCTCTCCCAGAACCCCACCCTCGCGCTCAGCGGGCCCGCGGGTGATGTCGCGGGTACATCGGCCTTCGACGCGGTGTCTCGCACCGTCACGTTCACGCCGGCCGCCGTGCTCGACTGGGGCACGAAGTACACCGCGACTGTCGGGGTGGCGGGGGCCGTGCCGACCGGCGGAACGTGGTCGTTCACAACCGCCGCCGCGCCGGCGCCCAGCGGCGAGTTCACCCTGCTCGGCACCACAACGCCCACGATCGATTCGGTCAACGACGGCACAACGGGCATCGAGCTGGGCACCGCGTTCACCGTCTCCCAACCGGGTTCCGTGACCGGAATTCGCTTCTACAAGGGCAGCGGAAACACTGGCACCCACACGGGCTCACTGTGGTCGGCGACCGGCACCAGGCTGGCGACCGTGACGTTCACCGGTGAGTCCGCCAGCGGCTGGCAGACAGCATCCCTCACGGCCCCCGTGGCCCTCACTCCCGGCGAACGCTATGTCGTGTCGTACTACGCCCCCGTTGGCCGGTACTCCGCCACCGCAAACTACTTCACCACTCAGAGGACAAACGGCCCGATCACTGCGGACACTGTCACCAACGGGCGCTACCGCTACGGAGCGGGAGCGACGATGCCCGCCTCGAGTTACAACGCGACCAGCTACCTGGTTGATGTGGTCTTCGTGACGGGCAGCACGCCACCGCCCGCCGCGCGCATGATCCCGACGCCGACACCCGACTCGACTCCCACGCCAACGGAGAGCTCGACGCCCACGCCGACTCCCACGCCCACGGAGAGCTCGACGCCCACGCCGACTCCCACGCCTACGGAGACGTCGACTCCCACGCCCACACCCACGGAGACGCCGACGCCCTCCCCCGAACCCAGCTTGTCACCGAAGTCAGAGCCGGCACCCGCTTCGCCGAGCGCGGGCTCACAGGCCCCCGCCGCTGACGCTGACGGCATCAGTCCCACGATCGTTGTGGCCGCGACGATTTCCGGTGCGAAGACGGCGTCGATCGGCGTGACCGGACCGACCGGCGACATCGCTGGTGAGTCGCGGTACGAGCCGGACACGGGCGTCGTCGACTTCACGCCGGCGGAGCCCCTCGAGTGGGCGACGAGCTACACGGCCACGGTGACGGCAGGCGGCGAGAGCATTGCCGACTGGCGATTCACCACGGCCAAGGTGCCCGCCGTCGAGGACTCGGCCACGTTCCTGCCCGATAACCTCAGCCGCACTATCGACGATCCGGCTGTGCAGGTCGGCGCGCGTTTCAGCAGCTCCGTTGACGGCGCTGTGTCCGGCATCCGGGTCTTCGTGGGCGCCGATAATACGGACTCTCACACCGGGTATCTGTGGGGCCCCGACGGAACGCTGATCGCAACGGTGGCATTCTCGGGCGAACCGAAGAACGGCTGGCGGACGGGGGCGCTGAGCCCGCCCATCGATCTCACCGCCGGTGCGGAGTATCGCGTCACAGTCACCGGCTCGGGCGGACGATATGCGCGGGTGCCCGACGGTCTGGCGCTCCCGCTGGTGAATGGTTTCCTGTCGTCGCCGACGTCGGCCGGTGTCTACGGCTATGGGTCTCCCGATCAGGCGTCCAAGGACAGCTACCTGGTCGATGTGATCTTCAGCCGCAAGCGATGA
- a CDS encoding glycosyltransferase family 2 protein — translation MTDREIDLAPRRGRQAVVDVAAVVVTYNSTRHVGALLDSLPAAFGALTYSVVVVDNGSTDGTPDLLARRPDCEVVRASNDGYAAGINRAVLASPDASTVLILNPDATLDPDAVPRLLEVLRRRPETGIVAPRVREEDGSLSPTLRRGPTLGRVGGLSFTRLAVFAERIEIPAVYETEHEVDWAVGAILLVDRRCFDALDGLDESYFLYSEETDFSLRARDAGWATVYTPRAGAMHVGGGSGESAATHTMQMLNRVRLYRRRTGDLRAWIYLGLTVVVETRRALLGQRASWTTVHALLRPPLRPPQLRANSTFLPS, via the coding sequence TTGACCGATCGTGAGATTGACTTAGCGCCCCGCCGCGGGCGGCAGGCTGTGGTGGACGTCGCTGCCGTCGTCGTCACCTATAACAGCACCCGCCACGTCGGCGCCCTCCTCGATAGCCTGCCGGCCGCGTTCGGCGCCCTGACCTATTCGGTTGTGGTCGTCGACAACGGTTCGACCGACGGCACACCGGACCTGCTGGCTCGTCGACCCGACTGCGAGGTCGTGCGGGCCTCGAACGATGGCTACGCGGCCGGGATCAATCGGGCGGTGCTCGCCTCGCCCGACGCGTCGACGGTCCTCATCCTCAATCCCGACGCCACGCTTGACCCTGATGCAGTGCCACGACTGCTCGAGGTGCTTCGACGGCGCCCCGAAACCGGCATCGTCGCGCCGCGTGTACGCGAAGAAGACGGCAGCCTTTCCCCCACTTTGCGACGTGGACCCACGCTCGGCCGGGTCGGCGGACTGAGCTTCACGCGCCTGGCGGTGTTCGCCGAACGCATCGAGATCCCGGCCGTCTACGAGACCGAGCACGAGGTCGACTGGGCCGTCGGCGCGATTCTGCTGGTCGACCGGCGGTGTTTCGATGCGCTTGACGGCCTGGACGAGTCCTATTTCCTCTACTCGGAGGAAACCGATTTCAGTCTTCGGGCCCGGGACGCAGGATGGGCGACGGTCTACACCCCGCGGGCCGGTGCGATGCATGTCGGTGGGGGTTCGGGCGAAAGCGCGGCGACGCACACCATGCAGATGCTGAACCGGGTGCGCCTGTATCGCCGCCGCACCGGCGACCTGCGGGCGTGGATCTATCTCGGCCTGACTGTCGTGGTCGAAACCCGGCGGGCGCTCCTGGGACAACGCGCGTCCTGGACGACGGTGCATGCGCTGCTACGGCCCCCGCTGCGACCCCCGCAGCTTCGCGCCAACTCCACATTCCTGCCCTCGTAG
- a CDS encoding acyl carrier protein, with protein sequence MTDTLNAVRTVLIEALELQQRPEDLREETALFGSMPELDSFGVVSLVASLEDRFDITVDDDEFGADIFDTVGSLTGFVDAKLAAD encoded by the coding sequence ATGACCGACACTCTGAACGCCGTCCGCACCGTGCTGATCGAAGCCCTCGAACTGCAGCAGCGCCCGGAAGACCTGAGGGAGGAGACCGCGTTGTTCGGGTCGATGCCTGAACTCGATTCGTTCGGGGTCGTGAGCCTCGTGGCATCCCTCGAAGATCGCTTCGACATCACCGTCGACGACGATGAGTTCGGTGCCGACATCTTCGACACCGTTGGCAGCCTCACCGGGTTCGTCGATGCGAAACTCGCCGCGGACTGA
- a CDS encoding pyridoxal-dependent decarboxylase, exosortase A system-associated, protein MKPQEHVDVFGTVDGELRVGGMPLSRLAARVGSTPFFAYDRALLDRRVDELRSALPARVELSFAMKANPMPAVVQHLAGRLDRIDVASGLELQTALDTTIPAGQVSFAGPGKTPAEIRQAVAAGILIEVESSTEFRRVLSAADQLGIEPNVAVRVNPDFAVKGSGMRMGGGPQQFGIDAELVPGVLRDYATAGANVLGFHVFAGSQNLNAVTIAEAQRHTVDLVSSLAEHLPTPLRYLNLGGGFGIPYVEKDQPLDLGAVAENLHELVDGPIASRMPEARPVIELGRYVVGECGVYVTRVLDRKVSRGTTFLVVDGGMHHQLAASGNFGQAIRRNYPVTVGNRVGRASTETVTVVGCLCTPLDLLAKEVELPQADIDDLIVIFQAGAYGLTASPTAFLGHPAPAEVLV, encoded by the coding sequence ATGAAGCCGCAGGAGCACGTCGACGTCTTCGGCACAGTGGACGGCGAACTCCGGGTCGGCGGGATGCCGCTGTCCAGGCTCGCCGCTCGTGTCGGTTCGACGCCGTTCTTCGCCTACGACCGGGCGCTGCTGGACCGACGGGTCGACGAGCTGCGTTCGGCGCTGCCCGCACGGGTCGAACTCAGCTTCGCGATGAAGGCGAATCCCATGCCCGCCGTCGTGCAACACCTGGCCGGCCGGCTCGACCGGATCGACGTGGCGTCCGGGCTGGAGCTGCAGACCGCACTGGACACCACCATCCCGGCCGGCCAAGTCAGCTTCGCCGGCCCCGGCAAGACACCCGCGGAGATCCGTCAGGCCGTCGCAGCCGGCATCCTCATCGAGGTGGAGTCCAGCACCGAATTCCGCCGGGTGCTCAGCGCGGCCGACCAACTCGGGATCGAACCGAACGTGGCCGTGCGGGTCAATCCCGACTTCGCAGTCAAAGGATCCGGCATGCGGATGGGCGGTGGGCCGCAGCAATTCGGCATCGACGCCGAACTGGTGCCCGGCGTGCTGCGCGACTACGCGACGGCGGGGGCCAACGTGCTCGGCTTCCACGTCTTCGCCGGTTCGCAGAACCTGAACGCGGTGACGATCGCCGAAGCGCAACGGCACACCGTCGACCTCGTGAGCAGCCTCGCGGAGCACCTGCCCACGCCCCTGCGCTACCTCAATCTGGGTGGCGGCTTCGGCATCCCGTATGTCGAAAAAGACCAGCCGCTCGACCTCGGCGCCGTCGCCGAGAACCTCCACGAGCTGGTGGACGGGCCGATCGCGAGTCGGATGCCCGAGGCCCGTCCCGTCATCGAACTCGGCCGGTACGTGGTGGGGGAGTGTGGGGTCTACGTCACCCGGGTGCTGGACCGCAAGGTGTCGCGGGGTACGACGTTCCTCGTGGTCGACGGCGGCATGCATCACCAGCTCGCCGCGTCGGGCAACTTCGGCCAGGCCATCCGCCGCAACTACCCCGTCACGGTCGGAAACCGGGTCGGGAGAGCCTCCACGGAGACCGTCACGGTCGTGGGGTGCCTGTGCACCCCGCTCGACCTGCTCGCCAAAGAAGTCGAGCTGCCCCAGGCCGACATCGACGACCTCATCGTGATCTTCCAGGCCGGAGCGTACGGCCTGACCGCCAGCCCGACCGCCTTCCTCGGACATCCCGCACCCGCGGAGGTCCTCGTTTGA